A stretch of DNA from Micromonospora sp. NBC_01813:
CTACCTGCTCCGGGGTGCCGTGGCGGGATCGATCGCGCGGCGCAGCAGCGCGACATCGTCGGGCGACAGGTTCCCGGCGAACTTCAGCAGCGCGGCCTGCCGGTCGCCCGCGTCGTCCAACGCCGACAGCATCGTCATGCTGGCATGTTCCTCGCCGGAGAACGCCGCCCGGAACCGCATCTTGCGCGCGGACTCACCCAACCGCTGGACCTCGCCCTTGCGGCACAGCCGGTCCAGTGCGGTCAGGACCGTGGTGATGGCAGGGGCGCGACCGGTCATGGCCTCCTGGATCTCCTTGGCGCTCATCGCCGCGTCGCGCTCCCGGAGCACACGCAGAACCTCCGCCTCGAGTTCGCCAGGTGCACGCGTCCGGATACCTCGCACCCTGTCGATGATATAGCCCACCGCAGGCATGGCTGCGGACGTGTCCCCCGGTCGGTCCGTGCCCGGCCGCACGCAGCCTGCGGCCGGGCACGGACCGACCGGCCTCAGGTCAGCAGCGTCCGCCAGTAGAACCAGAACTGCTCCCCGATCAATACGGCGATCACCAGGTACCAGAGCACGAGTCCTACGGTGTGGTAGCGAACGACGGCATCGGCCAGCGGCCGCGCGGCCTCCGGCACTGGCAACTGCCGGTGATGCAGATTGTGCACCGTGACGTACCAGAAGATCGCGATGGTGACGACCCACACCACCATGCAGTACGGACACAGCGCACCGATCCGGTAGAGGCTCTGCACGATCAGCCAGTGCACGAAGCCGACCCCGGCGACGGCACCCAGTTGTAGGCCCAGCCAGAACCATCGGGGCAGCTCGGCACCAGCCAGCACCGCGACGCCGATGGTGGTCACGACGCTGAATCCGACGATTCCGATCAGCGGATTTGGAAACCCGAACACCGAGGCCTGCTCGGTGACCATGACCGAGCCGCAGGAGAGAATGGGGTTGATGCTGCATGTCGGCTGATAGGTGGGATCGACGAGGAGATGGAAACGCTCCACCGTCAGCGTCAACGCGGCAGTCGCACCGATCGCGCCGGCCAGGGTCAGCACCCACCCGACGATGCGGGCCGCGAACGGCGTCGGCATCACCGGCTCGGCCCCGACCTGGTCGGAGGTGAGGGTGGGCGTCCTCATTCCGCGAGGGCGGCCTCCACCGCCGCCTTGAGGTTGGCGTAGGTCGGCTGACCCTCGAACCGTTCCCCGTTGACGAAGAACGTCGGCGTGCCGCTTACTCCCACCGCAGTCCCGTCGTCCACGTCGGCCTGCACCCGGTCGACCAGGCCGGGGTCGGCCATGTCGGACCGGAACGTGGCGATGTCGAGCCCGATCTGCTCGGCGTACCCCTCGAACACCGCCGACTGGTCCTGCTGCTGCCCGCTCCAGGCGTTCTGGTTCTGGAACAGCGCGATGTACATCTCCTCGAACTTGCCCTGGCGCGCGGCGGCTTCCGCGGCCAGAGCCGCGGTACGGGCATTCGGATGCATCGACAACGGAAAGTTCCGGACGACGTAGGTGATCTGCCCGTCGTACTCGCCACGGAGCTGCTCCACTCCAGGG
This window harbors:
- a CDS encoding BlaI/MecI/CopY family transcriptional regulator, producing MPAVGYIIDRVRGIRTRAPGELEAEVLRVLRERDAAMSAKEIQEAMTGRAPAITTVLTALDRLCRKGEVQRLGESARKMRFRAAFSGEEHASMTMLSALDDAGDRQAALLKFAGNLSPDDVALLRRAIDPATAPRSR
- a CDS encoding vitamin K epoxide reductase family protein, whose translation is MPTPFAARIVGWVLTLAGAIGATAALTLTVERFHLLVDPTYQPTCSINPILSCGSVMVTEQASVFGFPNPLIGIVGFSVVTTIGVAVLAGAELPRWFWLGLQLGAVAGVGFVHWLIVQSLYRIGALCPYCMVVWVVTIAIFWYVTVHNLHHRQLPVPEAARPLADAVVRYHTVGLVLWYLVIAVLIGEQFWFYWRTLLT
- a CDS encoding DsbA family protein, with protein sequence MRTSRTSTNTKVTVGLLTVVLAGLVGLFVYVQSVSSAGQQVPAERLVSAGSQRLTEAADGRVTVVEFLDYECPACAAAFPGVEQLRGEYDGQITYVVRNFPLSMHPNARTAALAAEAAARQGKFEEMYIALFQNQNAWSGQQQDQSAVFEGYAEQIGLDIATFRSDMADPGLVDRVQADVDDGTAVGVSGTPTFFVNGERFEGQPTYANLKAAVEAALAE